One Curtobacterium herbarum genomic window carries:
- the argF gene encoding ornithine carbamoyltransferase: MTRHFLRDDDLTQAEQSAVLDLAVEMKRDRWGAKPLAGPQSVAVIFDKSSTRTRVSFHVGISDLGGSPLIISTANSQLGGKETPTDTARVLERMVSAIVWRTYGQAGLEEMAASTTVPVVNALSDDFHPCQLLADLLTIREHRGALAGQTIAFVGDGASNMAHSYLLACATAGMHVRVAAPAEFAPAAQVVTDAEVRAAETGGSVLVVTDPVAAVAGADVVVTDTWVSMGKEEEKQQRLEVFHGYRVDDELLAHAADDAVFMHCLPADRGYEVTAEVIDGPRSIIWDEAENRLHAQKALLAWLLAANN; this comes from the coding sequence ATGACCCGCCACTTCCTCCGGGACGACGACCTGACCCAGGCGGAGCAGTCCGCCGTCCTCGACCTCGCGGTCGAGATGAAGCGCGACCGCTGGGGTGCCAAGCCGCTCGCCGGTCCGCAGAGCGTCGCCGTGATCTTCGACAAGTCGTCGACCCGCACGCGGGTGTCCTTCCACGTCGGCATCAGCGACCTCGGCGGCAGCCCGCTGATCATCTCCACCGCCAACAGCCAGCTCGGCGGCAAGGAGACCCCGACCGACACCGCCCGCGTGCTCGAGCGCATGGTGTCGGCGATCGTCTGGCGCACCTACGGCCAGGCCGGGCTCGAGGAGATGGCGGCGAGCACCACGGTGCCCGTGGTCAACGCGCTGTCCGACGACTTCCACCCGTGCCAGCTGCTCGCCGACCTGCTCACCATCCGTGAGCACCGTGGCGCACTCGCCGGCCAGACCATCGCCTTCGTGGGCGACGGCGCCAGCAACATGGCGCACTCGTACCTGCTCGCCTGCGCCACGGCCGGCATGCACGTCCGCGTCGCAGCTCCCGCCGAGTTCGCGCCGGCCGCCCAGGTCGTCACCGACGCCGAGGTCCGCGCGGCCGAGACCGGCGGTTCGGTACTCGTCGTGACCGACCCGGTGGCCGCGGTCGCCGGGGCCGACGTCGTCGTGACCGACACCTGGGTCTCGATGGGCAAGGAAGAGGAGAAGCAGCAGCGTCTCGAGGTCTTCCACGGCTACCGCGTCGACGACGAGCTGCTCGCGCACGCCGCCGACGACGCGGTGTTCATGCACTGCCTGCCCGCCGATCGCGGCTACGAGGTCACGGCCGAGGTCATCGACGGCCCCCGCAGCATCATCTGGGACGAGGCGGAGAACCGCCTGCACGCCCAGAAGGCCCTGCTCGCCTGGCTCCTCGCCGCGAACAACTGA
- a CDS encoding acetylornithine transaminase, whose amino-acid sequence MSTETQTETWNDRFGASLMRSLTPPKIMLERGQGCRVWDVDGNEYLDFLAGIAVNSLGHAHPALVEAISDQAAKLVHVSNYFATPPQLELAERLKRISGAGEAGRVYFGNSGAEANEAAFKLARLNRGADGRKTRILALQQAFHGRTMGALALTGKPALQEDFLPMIPGVEHIETSIEALERSIDDTVAALILEPIKGEAGVVDLPEGFLQAARTLTEQHGALLILDEIQTGIGRTGSWFAFQNTGVTPDAITVAKGIAGGFPIGALVTFGAASDLFSAGQHGSTFGGNPLGTRVANAVLAEIERAGLVENAVVKGQRIRAGIAALGSDLVEEVRGSGLLVGVGLRLPVAAAVSAAALDRGLIINAPNESSLRIAPPLIVSDDEIDEFLAILAQSMAAVAGADQETTA is encoded by the coding sequence GTGAGCACCGAGACGCAGACCGAGACCTGGAACGACCGGTTCGGGGCGTCGCTCATGCGATCCCTGACCCCGCCGAAGATCATGCTCGAGCGAGGCCAGGGCTGCCGCGTCTGGGACGTCGACGGCAACGAGTACCTCGACTTCCTGGCCGGCATCGCCGTGAACTCGCTCGGCCACGCCCACCCGGCGCTGGTCGAGGCGATCAGCGACCAGGCCGCGAAGCTCGTGCACGTGTCGAACTACTTCGCCACCCCGCCGCAGCTCGAGCTCGCCGAGCGCCTCAAGCGCATCTCCGGTGCGGGGGAGGCCGGCCGCGTGTACTTCGGCAACTCCGGAGCCGAGGCGAACGAGGCCGCCTTCAAGCTCGCGCGCCTGAACCGCGGGGCCGACGGTCGCAAGACCCGCATCCTCGCGCTGCAGCAGGCGTTCCACGGCCGGACGATGGGCGCGCTCGCCCTCACCGGCAAGCCCGCCCTGCAGGAGGACTTCCTGCCGATGATCCCGGGCGTCGAGCACATCGAGACCTCGATCGAGGCCCTCGAGCGCTCGATCGACGACACCGTCGCGGCGCTCATCCTCGAGCCGATCAAGGGCGAGGCCGGCGTGGTCGACCTGCCCGAGGGCTTCCTGCAGGCCGCTCGGACCCTGACCGAGCAACACGGCGCCCTGCTGATCCTCGACGAGATCCAGACCGGCATCGGCCGGACCGGGTCGTGGTTCGCGTTCCAGAACACCGGCGTGACCCCGGACGCCATCACGGTGGCGAAGGGCATCGCCGGCGGGTTCCCGATCGGCGCGCTCGTGACCTTCGGTGCGGCGTCCGACCTGTTCTCGGCCGGACAGCACGGTTCGACCTTCGGCGGCAACCCGCTCGGCACCCGGGTCGCGAACGCGGTCCTGGCCGAGATCGAACGGGCCGGGCTCGTCGAGAACGCCGTCGTCAAGGGGCAGCGGATCCGTGCGGGCATCGCCGCGCTCGGCTCCGACCTGGTGGAAGAGGTGCGCGGCAGCGGCCTGCTCGTCGGCGTCGGACTCCGTCTGCCCGTCGCGGCAGCCGTGTCCGCCGCCGCACTCGACCGCGGCCTCATCATCAACGCCCCGAACGAGTCGAGCCTGCGCATCGCGCCGCCGCTCATCGTGTCCGACGACGAGATCGACGAGTTCCTCGCGATCCTCGCCCAGAGCATGGCGGCCGTCGCGGGCGCCGACCAGGAGACCACCGCATGA
- the argB gene encoding acetylglutamate kinase yields the protein MSDPDLSKEEEHELATVKAATLIESLPWLKRFSGKIVVVKFGGNAMVNDDLKRAFAEDMVYLRYAGLHPVVVHGGGPQISAALKEQGIESEFRGGYRVTTTEAITVVRDVLAGEVNREIVDLIDEHGPGLGVGVFGDGGSLFTGEKKGVVVDGEHFDLGHVGDITHVDPSGVLAAIRADRIPVVSSIAIDDAHPDQALNVNADAAAAALAIALNASKLMMLTDVPGLYRNWPDRDSIIDLIAVEELRQLLPSLESGMIPKMTACLDAVVGGVGGATIIDGRIPHSILLEVFTLRGAGTEVIPDPSRRTENQNTHAEIGRRAAGEHATPHHTIPHHDEKGTPR from the coding sequence ATGAGCGATCCGGACCTCTCGAAGGAAGAAGAGCACGAGCTCGCGACCGTCAAGGCCGCGACCCTCATCGAGTCCCTGCCGTGGCTGAAGCGGTTCTCGGGCAAGATCGTCGTCGTCAAGTTCGGCGGCAACGCGATGGTGAACGACGACCTCAAGCGGGCGTTCGCCGAGGACATGGTCTACCTCCGGTACGCCGGTCTGCACCCCGTCGTCGTGCACGGCGGCGGACCGCAGATCTCGGCGGCACTGAAGGAACAGGGCATCGAGTCCGAGTTCCGCGGCGGCTACCGCGTGACGACCACCGAGGCGATCACGGTCGTCCGTGACGTGCTGGCCGGTGAGGTGAACCGCGAGATCGTGGACCTCATCGACGAGCACGGGCCGGGCCTGGGCGTCGGCGTGTTCGGTGACGGCGGGTCGCTGTTCACCGGCGAGAAGAAGGGCGTCGTCGTGGACGGCGAGCACTTCGACCTCGGCCACGTCGGCGACATCACGCACGTCGACCCGTCCGGGGTCCTCGCAGCGATCCGTGCCGACCGCATCCCGGTGGTGTCGAGCATCGCGATCGACGACGCGCACCCGGACCAGGCGCTCAACGTGAACGCCGACGCCGCTGCGGCCGCACTGGCGATCGCCCTGAACGCGTCCAAGCTGATGATGCTGACCGACGTCCCCGGGCTGTACCGCAACTGGCCCGACCGCGACTCGATCATCGACCTCATCGCGGTCGAGGAACTGCGGCAGCTGCTGCCCTCGCTCGAGTCGGGGATGATCCCGAAGATGACCGCGTGCCTGGACGCCGTGGTCGGCGGGGTCGGCGGCGCGACCATCATCGACGGTCGCATCCCGCACTCGATCCTGCTCGAGGTCTTCACCCTGCGGGGTGCGGGCACGGAGGTGATCCCGGACCCCAGCCGTCGGACCGAGAACCAGAACACGCACGCCGAGATCGGCCGTCGCGCCGCCGGCGAGCACGCGACCCCGCACCACACCATCCCGCACCACGACGAGAAGGGCACACCACGGTGA
- the argJ gene encoding bifunctional glutamate N-acetyltransferase/amino-acid acetyltransferase ArgJ, with protein sequence MQGVTAARGFRAAGVTAGLKTSGKPDVALVVNDGPSDAVAAVFTSNRAQAHPVIWSRQVVGDGVARAVLLNSGGANCFTGAFGFQTTHLTAEAVGDALGIGAGDVVVCSTGLIGRGDQTFRDGVLRGVTLAADALTDDGGAAAATAIMTTDTKPKQSVVTVDGWTVGGMAKGAGMLAPGLATMLVVITTDAALTSDELDQALRAATRVTFDRVDSDGCMSTNDTVVLMSSGASDTTPEVGDFQEALTAVCADLARQLQQDAEGAAHDIAIEVIGAVSEDDAVTVGRSVARNNLFKAAVFGNDPNWGRVLAAIGTTDAEFDPYAVDVSMNGIRVCHAGAPDQPSDSVDLTPRDTHVLIDLGVGPYAATILTNDLTHDYVHENSAYSS encoded by the coding sequence CTGCAGGGCGTCACCGCCGCTCGGGGCTTCCGCGCCGCCGGCGTCACCGCCGGCCTCAAGACCAGCGGCAAGCCGGACGTGGCGCTGGTCGTCAACGACGGTCCGTCCGACGCGGTGGCCGCCGTCTTCACCTCGAACCGCGCGCAGGCGCACCCGGTGATCTGGTCCCGCCAGGTCGTGGGGGACGGGGTGGCGCGGGCCGTCCTGCTCAACTCGGGAGGCGCGAACTGCTTCACGGGAGCGTTCGGCTTCCAGACCACGCACCTCACCGCCGAAGCGGTCGGCGACGCCCTCGGGATCGGCGCCGGCGACGTGGTCGTCTGCTCCACCGGCCTGATCGGGCGGGGCGACCAGACCTTCCGCGACGGTGTGCTCCGCGGGGTGACGCTCGCCGCCGACGCCCTCACCGACGACGGGGGAGCGGCCGCAGCGACCGCGATCATGACGACCGACACGAAGCCGAAGCAGTCCGTCGTGACCGTCGACGGCTGGACGGTCGGCGGCATGGCGAAGGGCGCGGGCATGCTCGCACCGGGGCTGGCGACGATGCTCGTCGTCATCACGACCGACGCGGCGCTGACCTCGGACGAACTCGACCAGGCACTGCGCGCCGCGACCCGGGTCACCTTCGACCGTGTCGACTCGGACGGCTGCATGTCGACGAACGACACCGTCGTGCTGATGTCCTCCGGCGCGTCCGACACGACGCCCGAGGTCGGTGACTTCCAGGAGGCCCTGACCGCCGTCTGTGCCGACCTCGCCCGCCAGCTCCAGCAGGACGCCGAGGGTGCCGCGCACGACATCGCGATCGAGGTGATCGGCGCCGTGAGCGAGGACGACGCGGTCACGGTCGGCCGGAGCGTCGCGCGGAACAACCTCTTCAAGGCCGCCGTCTTCGGCAACGACCCCAACTGGGGCCGCGTCCTCGCCGCGATCGGGACGACCGACGCGGAGTTCGACCCGTACGCGGTCGACGTCTCGATGAACGGGATCCGCGTCTGCCACGCCGGCGCCCCGGACCAGCCGAGCGACAGCGTCGACCTCACCCCCAGGGACACCCACGTGCTCATCGACCTCGGTGTCGGACCGTACGCGGCCACGATCCTGACGAACGACCTGACGCACGACTACGTCCACGAGAACAGCGCGTACTCCAGCTGA